The genomic stretch GGGCCCAAAAGAGATAATGTATGTGctgtgggctgaattgtgtccttgTCAGACTCctatgttgaagttctaactcCCAGTGTGGATGTacttggagatagggcctttaggAGGCAATTTAGGTTAAATGAGATCGTGAGGGTGCGGCTCTAATTCAATAGCATCTTGGCCTTAGAAGAAGAGAGacaagtggggggtggggatcgggatggggaatacatgtaaatccatggctgattcttgtcaatatatgacaaaaaccactacaatattgtaaagtaattagcctccgactaataaaaataaatgaaaaaaaaaaaaagaagagagcacCCTCTTTCAATGAATGCACACAAAGAAAAGGTCGTGTGAGCGCACAGCAAGAAGGTGGCTGTCTACCAGGCAGAAAAAAGGGCTTGGAATGAAACCTAtgttgctgacaccttgatcttgtacttccagcctccaaaactatgagaaagtaaatttcttttgtttaagccacccagtctatggcattttgttatgacACCCCAAGCAGACTAGTACAGATTTTGGTACTGAGAAGTCTAGTGGTGTTGTAACAAACACCTAAAAATGTGGAAGTGGCTTTGGAGCTGGATCATGGGTAGAGACTAGAGTAGTTTGGAGATGCATGCTAGGAAAAAACCTACATTGCTGTGAACACAGTGTTGGTAGAATGATGGATGTTAAAGGTTATTCTGATGAGGTCTCAGGTGAAAATGAGAAATGTGTTGTTAGAAGCTAAAGGAAAAGCCATCCTGACTATAAATGGCAAAGATCTTGGCTGAACTGTGTTCTAATATTTTGTGGAAGGTAGAACCTGAAAATTGGATATTTAGCTGTGGAAATCTCTAAGCAAGGTGTTGAAAGAATACCTTGGTTCCTCATGACTACTTATGGTAaaatgcaaaaggagaaagatGAAGCAAAGAAGGAGTtgttaaacaaaaagaaaccagaattgaaagatttggaaaattctcagcccaCTCATATGGCAAAAAATGAGGAAGCTTGGTCTGGAGAGAACAGCACGGGAGTGGCTGGACAATTGCTTCTTAAGTAGATTACCCACGATGTTAACTAGTCATCTCAGCAGAAGCCGGGAATAGAGTTTGGACCAAAGCATCAGCGACACTGTCAGTTTGGACCAAAGGGAACATGATAGGGCAGCAGAGCAATTTGGCTGCAAAAATGCATTATCtttcaagaaaatggaaagatgatCTTGAAAGCGTTTCAGAGATCATCAGGGCTGCCACTCCCAACACAGCACCAGAGTGCATAAGCCTAGGAGGGCAAGGTCACTTTCACCTAAATTTCCAAGGCAGGATCAGTGCCCAGCAGAGCCAGGTGGGCAGGGCTGCTGCAGCAGAGCCACGGGGGGGACAGTGCCACCCAGTGGGGCCGGAGGGTAGAGCGTCAATTCAAAAAGGGTTGTTCTCAAGCATTAAGATCTAATGGAATTTGCCTTATGAAATGTTGCACATTTGGGGGACCTGTTACCCCTTTCCTCCTGATATCTCCTTTTTGGAATGAGAATATCTGTCCTATGCCTACCTTGCTGTATTTTGGAAGCATGTGACTTGTCTGGTTTCACAGGTTCACAGCTGGAGAAGAATTTTGACTCAGGTGCCGTCAAACCTCACTAGATGATATTTAGATGAGACTTTGGGCTTTATTTAGACTGTAGAGTTTATGCTGGAATGTATTGAAGACTTTTGAGGCTGTTGGGATGGGATGAATGTATTTTACATGAGAGAAGGTGTGAATTTGGGGGTGCCAGTGTTGGAATACTATGAACTGAATTATGTCCCCctcccctcaaattcatatgttgaagcttaACCCCCAAAGTGGCTATGTTTGAAGATAGGCCTTTAGGacgtaattaaggttaaatgaggttgtAAGGGTGAGGCCCCAACCCAATAGGATTGGTGGCCTTTTAAGAAGAGAGATcttcaccagcccaggctggatgcatgagacaagtgctcaggcctggtgcactgggatgacccagagggatgggatggagaggaaggtgggaagggggatcgggatggggaatacttgcaaatccatggctgattcatgtcaatgcatgacaaaaaccactacaatattaaaaaaaagaagaagagagatctttttctatacacacacacacacacacacacacacacacacacacacacacacacaaggaaaagGTAATGTGAGCACCCAGCAAGAATGTGGCTGCCTACAAGGCAAGATAAGAGGCCTCAGAATAAAACCTATGTAGCTGGCACCTTGgtcttggatttccagcctccaggactgtgcaaagaaaaatttcttttgtttaagccaTACAGACTATGGTATTTTGCTGTATCTGTCTGAGCAAACTAACACAGCATGTAAAACTCTTGGCGTGTAGTAGAAATCAACTATACAGATATGCAATATGCATATATACTGAATAATTGGGGATAATATTTACCCCATCTAAAAGGACAAGCTGATTTCAAGTACTTTGGCAGGACTCctttttaattcaaattattATTAGTACTATATTATAAAGTGACATAATAATAGTAACATCATAGGGATATAGCacatttattgtatttataattAATATCATTACTATTAATTTAGGTAGGCTTCATAGTACCTTAGCCCAGTGAAATGTTTTCACCTTAAGGCTCAATATGTACTTAAAAAGTAATATAACTAGACTTTGTTGAATCTATGTAATAATTTGTCGTCGTGTGCGTGCTCcatcatgtccgagtctttgtgaccccagggactgcagcccaccaggctcttctgttgatggaattttccaggcaagaatattggagtgggttgccattttctacttcaagggatcttcctgacccggggatcgaacccacatctcttgcgtctcctgcattgggaggtggattctttaccaactgtgacACCTAGGATGgcttaataatttttcatttttaccaatTACAATAGGTCTGTAGTTTCTTTCTGTCCCAGCAGTCTCTCAACTTGACAAGTCCTTAGGAGTGTGAGtgccctcatttaaaaaaaaaagtaaagataaagaAGCCTTACTGGAAACTGTGACTAGCTAGATATAATGTGTGAGCAAGTTAGATTTCCCAGGCTTTTATTTCTATGAATGACTTGGTGCCATATACGTGTGCCccagtatatgtatatttatatgtaatagttAAAGCTCAAATTTAGAACACCCATTGTTCTTTTGGAATTTTTCAGTAATGAAAGTTTATTCTTTCACAGGTATCAAGGTTACATTTATACATACCGAGTGTCCCAGACAGAAACAGGTTCTTGGAGTGCCGAGGTAtagctcttttatttatttttgcttctgggGGTATTGGGGAGCCATTTGACTTTTACATTGCTTTCACAAAAGAGCCATCAAATCCTACATTCCCCAAATATTCCTCCAATTCAAATCACTAATGCTCTAATCCAAAATTGTTCAtcgatcattaaaaaaaaatttttggtccCAGTTCTGTTTAGCCACCATTGTATGGAGTGTCTGACTTtggaggaaagataagaaagctaaAGGATTGTGTTAAAAGTTTTAGTACCTAAGTGAAATTTTAGAAAGtctatcaaaaatatataaaagaatcaaATCTACAATTATTTACTAAATAATACTAACACAAGTGGTTCTGTGGGGGATCAAACAACATGACTCCTGTTTTCTAAGAGCTTATCAGACCCTTGAGGTGATACCAAATGAATTCAACAGCAATGTGAGAGCCTGGTGTTTGCTGTCAGGTTGATCTGGGTGCACGTCTTGTCCACCCTCACCCCGTTTCTGAGAGGTCTCTGACCTTGGGTAGGTTACTTAACTTTTCTTTGAAcgagtttcttcatctgtaaaataaggctaAAAATAGTCGCTTACTCATAGTAttcattttgaagattaaatgagataatgtgtgtaaGGAAAGCTCTTAGCCACAGGCCTAACTAGCAAAGCCCTCAACAATGGGAACTCACCCAAGTTGCTGAATGGTGTGATTATATACAGTTAAGTGTTACACATTATCTATCATAAAAGTTTGAAGAATAGAGGATTTTCCAAGTGTCAGGGTAATCAAGGCTGCTCTGCTTTGGTGACAGGACTCCCCGCTGAGCCATATGGAAGGACAAGGATAggtggaaaggagagagagggaatatAGTAGCTTTCGAGCTATGCTCTGCAAAATCCTAAGGTCCTTCCATCTGGGTGCCTTGGAGTTGCCCAGCGGGTTATAGGAGGAGAGGAGAATGTGCGGGTATGCTTTGGGTCCCCAATTTGTCTTTAATCTGAGCAGCTCTTTATTTTGCTTAGCAAGTGGGGCTCTGAGAAATATTTCATTAGAAAAATGGATTCTGATGGctttgaaaaatttgaaagtcACTGTGCCATTGCAAGAAATGCCTATAGAGTGGATCTCTTTCTACCTACCAGGATAATATATTACCCTGCTGTCAAAATAGAAGTCTCTGCAATGGAAACTTCTGACTTCAAATGATTTCTGACTCTTATATAAAAACAGTCTGTCTTTATAATGAAAGCACTTCATCATGAGCTGTTTGAAAACGTAAATGCTAATATCAACCTCTATTAACAACACATTCTATACATTTAAGAAACTCTAAAGActagacttaaaaaaattaaaatagcgcTTACCTTTAAAGATGCATCAGTAAACTAGAAAGCACAAATTGCACACTACAAATGTTTTGAACTACTGAGATAAATTAGGGCAAGTTTTCAAACACGTTGTTGCTTTATATCAGGATAATTAATGCCACGATACTAATTAGAGGAAAAGCAGTACTATCTCTAATCAGAACTGTTTAtacctgtttatttttaaaaattctctgcaTCACTGCAGAGATGGTTGAATaggaaatgaaatttaatttattatgAGGAATTGTAGCGtttgatacatacatatatatgtgtatataatttgaCCAGAAATAGCCCTTCTCCCTAGAGAAGTAGCCTTCTGCTTCTGAAGAATATTCTGTATGAAAAGGATCTTAAATTAGTAGGGTTTAGCTAACcttttgttttaattcattttcttccatttcaagTATAACATCACACGTGGAGTGTTACATGTTTGTGATCACATTAGGAAAGAAAAGGCTTATTGAACACAAATGCTGTCTCATTCTGTTGTCTGGTCTGACCCGTTAATCtaataatattgtaattatctgCACCAAGAGAGCAGAAGATTGGCATGTTTTCTCCAAAgggaaaacagttttaaaaaaaaactctagatttatttttgaaatgcatTGCATTTTCCCCTATCTACTAAATTTGCCTTCTTAGTTACATTTTTCTTAAGGTGAATATTAAACTAGTGTGTATTCTCAGAGCTCATATCACCTGACTGGAAGAAATTTCTCTAGAGCATATTGAAGACCAGCTGTGATCCAAAACATGTTTCCATGGATAACTAAGAGATGACAGTATGGGAAATGTGCAAATTTGAACAATAGCTGAGTTCAGTGACAGGATGGGAGATGTCAGTGGTATAATTCTTGTGGtatatgtattttcaaaattgGGTAAATAACAGATATTTATATTGCTTTTTGGAACAATGCTTTAGTTTGCTACCCTGCAGGAAAAATCTTGACAGTAGCACTTCACCTTCTGTGAAGGATTACGCTAGAAATCGAGGTATGTCTGCGATTTGTTTCAGAGAGTGAAGTAAAATTGAACCCTGGATCCACTCAATtatgaaagacaaatatgatgTGAGTTTCTCATTTTAGATAGAATTTTAGGTTTTATCATTGCCCAGTGTATTAATTTATCTCATGTGACTCAGAGTAAAATTTAGGCAAATTGTTAATTCAGAGAATTCTAACGTCACCCATCATTTATTAATATGTACATTGTCTGTGGTACATTATAAGAAATGTACTAACACCCTTCTGCTGACTTCAGTGCTTTTGGGCTTTTTTGGATGTTTGATCATCAGTGGATCAGTAGACGTTAAATAATTTCACTTATTGACCTAAGCAAAGCATTATAAATTCGGTCACTTATCTGCCGGGGCAACATTGCATGCCAAATTTCAATTGCTTTTTTACATCCCGTGCTATTATTCCTCCCTGTTAGCGTGGATAATCAAGGTTAACTACATATAAATCCCCATACAAAAGATGCTTCTGTTGATAAATGGTTTTACAAGCCACAAGAACAGGTGAAAAAATGTGTGGTTTGAAATCTTTCCATACCGGGGGAGTGTATAGTTTCTCTTCTGGTCTGTGACTTTAACCTCACTAGAACCTGTTTTGTCTAGTCCTAATCTGAGAGGAAAAGCACTGGGTCCTGGGATCTAGGGCCAGTTCTGCCTCTGGTTATCTGTGTGACTTGGGCAAGCTGaattctctttgtattttcattttcttatctgtCAAATGGGAGTAACCAAATCATCCAAGAACAGCCAGTCTGTCAAATAGTGGGGGCCAGAGATGGGAAAgggctttgaaaatgaaaaagtacTCTAAGGAAGATACAAGAAGTTTATCTTGTGCCTACAGCCTGCCTTTGTCATTTGGAGATTCTATCCTGGAGCTAAGGAACTCTAGGACTTCTGTAAGAATCCAAGGAATTTTGGACTCCTGTAAGAATGGCCATGTTCTTTTGGATGAAGTTTCAGGAGAATTCTGGAAAGGTGTTTTGAACATAAGGGTAGAGCTGAGTGAGAGAGTGGGCCTCTGAGTGGACACTTATTTAAAActgttaataaaaaataaataaaaataaaactattaataaaaagaaCTTTTCAGTGTTTTCAATGAAAAACTATTTACCCCGATGTAGGAAATGACCAACAGTTACAGTGGATAGTGTATCTTCAGCATTTAGTCTAGTTGACAGAAGTCTGTCTGCCAGCCTTCCTGTTTTCTCATTAAACGCTAACAAATGAACAGCTCCCACCTCAAAAATTTTCCAGATGGAAGAGCTGAAAAAcagctttctaaaaaaaaaacaaaaaacttgtcaTTGTTCAATCGCTTATAgcaatactattttattttatgtaaaatgacAGTTTTGAGCTGATGTCTAAAGCTTGACTCATAAGCTTTTGCAGGAAATTGTTGTGGATTTCAAGTAGTGTCTTTACAAGAGAATTGatgtcaggaaaggagtacattttAATAGTCACCTGCAAATAATGATCCCTTCAAAACcaaccagataaataaataaaggtgacCTCAGAGagtctttcattttcatgtcATAGAGAAAACCTTGTCAAGTGAAGTGTTGATGGAGGGAACAATTTGGGGGAGGATAGGGAAGTTTCCCAAGCAGGAAGAAATTGGATGTGAAGGATGAGGCAGGACAGATTGTGGAGTCAGAGTATGAGGACTAACTAGCCCTgcatttaaaatgcaattttaaatttcCTGTGTAGCATTTTACATTGTGGAATGATGACAGGGAAAAtgggtgtttgttttgtttgcttttaaaatttttcttggttCTTTAGGCTTTTTATTAATGACCTGTaggatctgtgtttttttttttttttttttttaggatctgtgtttttttcccctgtttaatTTCATCCTCTCCATTGGTGAATTCATTGTGGGTAATGGCTTCCCTTAGAGGTTTGGGATGTATGAAGGGTAGCAGGTGGGAAGGGCAGGGTGATGAGCAGGAGCTTGTACAAACTGATACCACCCTCAGGAGAACTGAAATGACAGCTCATTAGCTCCTCTTGCAGGGCAATTCAGCCAACCAAAGTGAGCTCTTCTAGAATGTTGTttttcctgcttccttctgttttcaaatatttgaataagtTACACAAATGTTACCTCTCTCGGCATCCCTTATACATTTTGTAGGCCCATTTTGTATAATTATGAGGTAGATGAATAATCTGCTTGACCTTTTATTTTCCAGACAGCACCTGGGGTACATAAAAGATTTTTCCGGAAAATAAAAAATCTCATTTCAGCATTTCAGAAGCCAGATCAAGGTATTGTAATACCTTTGCAGTACCCAGTTGAGAAGAAGCCCTCAGCTAGAAGTACACAAGGTGCTACAGGTATGGTTTACTGTCCTTCTTTGATAGGCTTTGGAAGCTCAGGGCTATGAGTAGACCCTAGTCATATAGTTCTGTAAGAAAAATacaagcaaggagatcaaaccagtcaatcctaaaggaaatcaaccctgaatgttcattggaagtactgatgctgaagctccagtactttgtccacctgttgcgaagagtcgactcattggaaaagaccctgatgctggaaaagattgagggcagcaagAGAAGAGGGcacgagaggatgagatggttggatggcatcaaaggacatgagttgagcagactcagagagatagtgaaggacaggaaagcctggcgtgctgcagtccatggggccacagagtcggatgaaactgagcaactgaacaataaagaaaaatgcaaCGAGAAAGTAGATGGAGCCGACAGCCCAACTGAGGGGAGGCTGTTCCTATGCTATTGGATTTCCACATGCTATACTATGAacttttaataaaactctgcagAAATGTAAAAAATACTATGAGCCCACAacattttcatctctcttttcCCATCTTGTTTTCCCAAGCCTGTTTTGTGGCTCCATAAGTACCATTTCACTTCACGAATTCAGACACAAATCATTTGAAGTATAAGACAATTCTGAGTACATCTGGGCTTGTTCTTTACCTTTACTTAGCAGATAGTGTTCTCCCTTCAGGGGTGGAAAGGCTAATGTTAGGTTGGTCCATGTGAGCCTGATTTCTGGATTTGTGATGCttgaattaataaaattttattgtagcAAAGGAAAGGAAGTTAGTCGACTTTATTATTCCTCTAGTGCAAGTTGTTAAATCTCTTGAGCAAAGCCGTTTTAGTGGATATGTCAAGCTAATGACCAAACACTAGCCAATGTCCTCAGCTGTCAGATTTGTGATAGCTGACATCTATTGAAAGGGGTTAATCATTTGTCTGAAGTAAGAGGATACATGTTGAttgaaacaataaatatttatgataaaattaaatGAGTTGTTATTTCGGTTTTTGACAGGACCCAAGCTCAGGCATAAACTGACAATTAGACTCAAGTGGTGAATTAAATTGAGTAGTTagctttttgaaaagaaatgtaaatagaaCTCCAATTTACAAATTGGCTCAGTATTCTATTCTCTGTAACAGTTTTAAATACTAGTTGCTTGAACTAGATCATGGGAATGTATCTTTGTGAACTTTATGCAGTGGGAAATTTTATAAGTTTGAGTTAACTTGTAATTTTAATAGCTTGTAAATTTATCTTTCCttgatttttgttattgtttttcttcaGGAAGAAGAGACGATCCTGATGTCTTCCTGAAAGCaccatgaagaaaaggaaaacacaccTTGTactttattttcaataatttaaatatatgctAAGtcttatatataatagataatacAGTTCAGTGAGCTACAAATGTATTTCTAAAACCATCATAGCCCTGTAATGGAAGCATCTAGcatgatgttaaagctgaaatgGACTTTTCGGATAATGAGGGGCTTTGAAATGAGGATTGGGGAAAAATAATTCCACAGattattttcagttattatatttacAAATGGGAAacgatttaaaaaataatgatacttTATAAAAGATTAATGTCATTTCttgccaaatataaataaaagtaatccTCAGTTTTTCTCAAAAGCACCATTTTTAGTGAAATATTATTTGATAGCTACTGATTTGAAAATGTCTTGCTTGATTATATGGCAGGAAGCTGGTTCGTGTCCTTCATCTTTGTCACGTGTGGTTCTACATTAGGTATTATGCTCTCCACTAGCTATGATGTTGTAGGCTCTTTGGGGATTTTTGAAGCTGTGCCCTGTGTGTTGAAAATAAGTTCCAGATAAACAGTGAAGAATTTCTCTTTAATTCTGAAAGCAATCTTCTTGCCTAGTCTTACCTGGTGTTCTGATGTTGGACAGTAAAATCCACAGACCAGTCTGGAGTTTAAAAAtcttgtaatttaaaatatactctaaatgtttattatatttgATGCTATAGGATTTGAAATTATATTACAAATCCGATGAAGTGggctttactttttttcatttacctCTACCGCAGTAGTTGCCACTCCATGTAAAACCTCATTTTGAAAGCGAGCTTTAGCAGTTGCGGTTCATTGGCCGTGGCTTGTGAGCAGCTGAGTTACAAGCCATCTCCTATGAGGTGACCAGACAAGACCATCAGAAGCTTACAGGTTACATTAATTTTTAACAATTCCAAGTGATTGCAACCTAAGTGAGAGCCAAGATTTTACACAGTGTTGGATACTGGTATTTTCTtctcatatttatattttcacgACTCTTGCAATTCGATTATATGTCAAGTTGCTTCAGGGCTCagagaattcattcattcagcaaacacaaTAGGTACCAGCATAGAGAAGTGAGAAGACCTGGCCTCCATGGTCAGGTAGCCCCTTGCCTAGTTGGACAAGAAAACAGTCAATAAAA from Cervus elaphus chromosome X, mCerEla1.1, whole genome shotgun sequence encodes the following:
- the SH2D1A gene encoding SH2 domain-containing protein 1A, translating into MDAVAVYHGKISRETGEKLLLATGLDGSYLLRDSESVPGVYCLCVLYQGYIYTYRVSQTETGSWSAETAPGVHKRFFRKIKNLISAFQKPDQGIVIPLQYPVEKKPSARSTQGATGRRDDPDVFLKAP